In Neptuniibacter halophilus, the genomic stretch TGATAGAACGCATCCATGGCGTGATGCCCCATCTCATGCAGCAGTACATCCTGCAATACACTGAGAAACAAACGCTGCTTTTCCGCTAAAAGCTGCGCCTGCTCTTCCTGCCCAACGGCAAATAGCTGCCAGGGTGATTTAACCGGTGCCGCTGCGGAGTCCGGGTGACGGTTCCAGAAATACTGACTGAAATACTGCTCTATCCACTGCGGCTGCTGACGCTCACGAGCCAGCAGGTAGACTTCAATATAGTGCGACAGGCCATCAAGGAATTGTTCACTGATCAGAATTTGCGGCGCATCACCCGGCAGTGCCAATGCCATGGGCAACCCGCGCGGATGATCTGCAAGGCGGATTTTCACATCAGCCAGACGCTGCTGTTGCAGAGCCGGAAGCTGCTTAAGGTCGGGTGCTAACCGGACAGTGAGCTGGTGTAAAGTGTCGGCATACTGATCGCTTGTATCGCTGACTTCCAGTGCCTGTATGACCGGCGGGTAGAAAGCAAGCAGAGATAAAACGGCAGTAATACTGAGGACGAAACGCATATCGAACCTCCCTGCGGTCTACCTGAGTGCGGTTTAAACAGACAATGTTTAAACAGGGATACATGCACTATAGGTTATTTTTTCACCACAAAGGCTCAGTATGAGCAATCCTCAGTTTCAGTCAGACTGTGCTGGTTGCCCCCATTTTTCACTGAATACCATCTGTTCCAGTTGCTTGCGCTTCTCCCAGTTGGCCAGTTCCAGCTCAGGTTTTTCCAGAAATTCAGAAACATAGCCAACACACAGGTAGGCTACCGGCACGACACCCTCTGGCAATTCCAGCCGTTGTGCCAGCGTATCCCGGTCGATGATCGAGACCCAGCCAACCCCGACATTTTCTGCCCGGGCTGCCAGCCACAGGTTCTGTACGGCGCAGACGGTACTGTACAGATCCATTTCCGGCTGATGGGTTTTCCCCAGAATAACCGGACCACCCCGTTTACGGTCGCAGGTAATGCAGATATTCAGCGGCGCATCGAGAATCCCCTGAAGCTTAAGCCCCTGATACTGCTCACGGCGTGCACCACTGAACATCTCAGCCGCCTCACGATTGGCCTGCTCAAAGGCCGCATGTATCTGCTTACGCTTCTCCTGATCCCGAATCAGGATAAAGTTCCAGGGCTGGGAAAGCCCTACCGACGGTGCGTGGTGCGCGGCATGCAGAATATTCGTCAGCACCTCGTCCCCGACAGGCTTCGACAGAAACTGACTGCGTACATCACGACGCCCGTAGAGAACCTGATAAAAGTGCTGCCGGGTCAGCTCATCAATATCGGACTGAGTACGGTTTTGGTTGTCAGCGCTCATGTATGGCTAAAGCCCCTTTGTTCAGTCGATACAAACTCGATAATAAAAAGCCCGCACTGGGCGGGCTCAGGGTCTGCACATCAGGCGGCGGTGCCGATATCCTGCCCCGCTTTTTCAATCAGGGCGGCGTGCAGCGCGATAATCGCTTTTTCGTAATCATCTTCTGAGACCACACACTGCATCTCCACCTGACGGATTGACTGGTGCAGCGCCATCACATTGATACCGGCCTCAGCCAGCGCACTGACGGTACGGGCCAGAATGCCCTTCACTTTCATATGCGAGCCGATGGCAGAAACAATCGCCAGATTATGCAACTGAATCTGACCTTCCGGGTACATATCTTCCATCAGCCGTGCAGCGCGGTTCACCATCTTACGGGAACCACCCACGTAGTAGGTGATACTGTTAGCATCAGCGTCTTTATTCACCACGTAGAGTTTCAGTTTGGCCAGCAGCTTGGAGATCTCGATATCGTACTCCGCATCGCCCAGCATCTCCTGATCGAAGATCTCAATGCCAAACACATCCTTACGCCCGGCAACGATCTCTACCCGTGGCGTATCGCTGTGGTAATCCTGACTGATGGTGGTTCCTTCATGTTCTGGCTCAAACGCGTTTTTAACCCGCAGTTTCACACCGTTACGACGCAGACCTTTAGCTGCCTTAGGGTGGATCGCTTCCATCCCCAGATTAGATAGCTGATCCGCCACATCGTAGTTGGTCGCACCGATGGTCACCACATTTTCCGGGCCAACCAGCATCGGATCCGCCGAGCTCAGGTGGTACTCTTTGTGGATAATCGCTTCAGCAGCGCCGGTTACGGTGGCAATCATGCTGAAGGTCATCTCACTGTAACCCCGGTCAAACGTTTTCATCAGGCCTTCGGCGCAGTGCGTGTAACCGGTCGCGATCACCATCTCTTTGTCGATCTCAACGCCTTCAAACTGCAGTTGAACCATCTCTTCAAACGGCAGCGGCTGATCCATATGCCAGCCGGTCAGATCCACGAAACGGGCGTTGATTCCGGCTTTACGCAGCGCCAGTACAGAGTTGTATGCACTGTGCGCTTCACCGATAGAGGCGAGCATTTCACGCACCTTCATCAGGTGCTCTTCCAACTGGAAGTGACCATAGGTGCAGAGGTGGTGCAGACTCTTCATGCAGTCACGGACATCGTTCAGACGTTCAATCACGAAACTGTCGGCGGCATTGCGTTCAAACTCAGCATCCGGGAACAGTTCAGCGTTGATCTCTTCCATCCGCGCCTGAACCTTGTTCAGCTCTTCAACCCAGGCTTCTTCGCTTTCGGCGTTGGCAAAACGGGCATAAACACCCGGCTCACCGGTTTTCTTGTGCTCCAGAAGATAGTTGGTAATACCGCCGTAGGCAGATACCACAAAAATTCGGTTATACAGTTCTTCAGGTGTGGTGCGCTTACCCACCAGAATGGTGTCCATCAATTCCTCAAAGCGACTCATGGAAGTGCCGCCGATCTTCTCAACTGTATGCATCTTCTTTCCGGATTAACTTAATCGTTGCCAGAGCCCCGACCCTGACAGAAAAATTGGGGCGGAAATTTTACCCTAATATGATGAAATTGTGACCACATTAATTAGTTTTAGAGATAAAAAAAGCCCCGCAATGGCAACATTGCAGGGCTTTTTCGGGTAAAGCTCAGCCGTTTTAGCTGAACATACCTTTAAACATAAAGAAGAAGATGATTGCCAGACCGGCACCTGCAGGCAGCGTTACCACCCAGGATACGAAGATCGTACCGACAATACGCAGGTTCAGTGCCGCCATACCCCGGGCAATACCAACACCCAGTACCGCACCCACCAGGGTGTGCGTGGTAGAGATCGGCAGACCCGTACCTGAAGCCACCACCACTGTCGCGGCAGCCGCCAGAGTCGCAGCAAAACCACGGCTCGGAGTCAGCTCAGTGATATTGGTACCCACCGTTGCAATCACTTTGTGACCGTACATCACCAGACCGGCAACGATACCGCCACCACCCAGCAGCAGGATCCAGGCCGGCATGGCAGATTTCTGCGCCACTTCACCACCTGCACTGACCACACCGACAATCGCCGCCAGCGGCCCCACCGCATTCGCCACATCGTTAGAACCGTGAGCAAAGGCCATGGCACAGGCGGTAAACATCATCAGGATACCGAACAATTTTTCAACGCTGGTGAAGTGGTGTTCGCGATCCGCATCAACATCCGGGCTGATCTTCTTCAGCATCTGCACACCGATTGCCATGATCACAACACCGATAGCGACCGATGCCAGCGCACTTTCACCCCAGCTCAGGTGCAGACCAACATGCTTCAAGCCTTTGGTAAACGTCACCATCGCTACGATAAAGCCCACCAGGAAGATATAACCCGGAATGTAGCGCTTGGCGTTTTCGAAAGGCTTGTCAGTATCCAGTACCAGCTTCTGTACACTGCGGAACAGGAAGAAAGCGATAATACCGGCGGTCACGGGTGAAACCACCCAGCTTGCAACAATCTTACTGACTTTGCCCCAGTTAACTGCATCCATCGAGATGCCCACAGCAGCAAAACCAACGATCGCGCCCACAATGGAGTGGGTAGTGGAAACCGGCCAGCCAAAGTGAGTCGCCACCAGCAACCAGATACCGGCTGCCAGCAGAGAGGCCATCATGCCGAACACCAGTAATTCAGGTGTTCCACTTAACAGACCCGGGTCAATAATGCCTTTACGGATGGTGGAGGTTACTGCACCACCGGCCAGATAGGCACCGAGGAATTCAAAGATGATGGCGATCATGATCGCCTGCTTCAGGGTTAATGCTTTAGAACCTACTGAGGTTCCCATCGCGTTGGCGACATCGTTAGCCCCCACACCCCAGGCCATAAAGAAACCAAAAACACATGCGAGGATGACGATGATATCGCCGTACTGAGCAATAATTTCCATGAGCGTTTACCGAAACATTTAGCGGGCTACCAGTAGCTGAAGTCGGCTACCAACCTGTTGAGAACGATCAGCCAGGTCGCCGATCAGCCTGATCACCTGATAGAGGAACATCACGTCCACCGGTGGGAGTTCCTTCTCAATAGCGAACAGTTTCGCGCGGATAGCACGCTCATGTTCATCGGTGCGATGCTCCAGTTCGTCGAGGCGAACCAGCATCTTTTCAATGACATCCGTTTCGTGGCCACCGAAGCCACTGTTAACCAGTTCGTCCAGTTCCTGCAATGCTGTCAGCGCCTGTTCTGATGTATTCAGGGCCATACGCACAAAATCCTGCATATCCGACTGAATCGACTCAGGAATCTGCATCTGACGTCCCAGCATCAGACCTGCGATATCTTTGGCACGGTTAGCGATCTTATCCTGCATCCGTACAACTTCGAGCAGATCGGTACGCGGTACCGGCAGAAAAATACTTTTTGGCAGGCTCTGGCGGATATCTTTCTTCATTGCATCCGCTTCACCCTCCAGAACAGCGATTCTTGCCTGTACGCTGGAAGCTTCGTTCCAGTCATTGGCAATAACCGCTTCCATAAACGGGATCAGCTCAACAGCACATTCCTGCGCTTTAGCGATGTGTTCCTGCATGGGTTTGAACGGAGAACGTGCAAACATCTGCAAAAACGGGTTGTTGGTGGACACCATTTAACACACCTTAAAATTTAGGATGATTTTTGAACAACGCTGCTGTTCAGGCGGGCGAATTATGACGGAATTATTAAGCCAAGTAATTACAGTTTTGTTACAAATTCGTCATTTTTCGGTAAAAAAAATGAAATATTGAGTTCGATCTATTTTTCTGCTGTACCACAAATATCCCTTGTAAATCAGATGTATAACTTTGTATATACATTGATGTTCGAAATATTTTAAACACAGCGGTTCAGGATTCATCTCTTTTCTCAAACAGATAGAGATCCATACCCGACTGATGGGTATCGCTCTCAAGGCAACATAATCGCAGCCCGGTAAAACGCGCCAGCAGTTCGTTCGGCTGCAGACAGAATCGTTTTGAAAAGCCCGTTCGCCGATGGTGCGCCAGATTAAAGGTGGTAATCAACAAGCGGCCACCGGGGCGCAGTGCTTTGATCAGTTGGGGCCAGAGGCGGTCTGCCGGCTTGTAACGCAGGATAACAATCGAATCGAACAGACCCAGCTCCTCTAATGAGCAATCCACCGATTCAAGATCCTGCTGAAACAACTCGGCATGGTAGCCGCGGGCCCCGAGATGGGATGCCAGTCGCTGCAGCCCTACCGAAGAGATATCGACAGCCGCAAGGCGGAACCCTTTATCCGCCAGAAACAGACTGACGGCGCCATCGCCTGCTGCCAGATCCAGCACCCGCCCCGGCTTCAGATCGGTATAGTGCTCCATCAACGATTCCGGTACCTGAGGCAGTTGATCGCCTTTTTCAAGATAACGCTGATCCCACTTCTGTTCTGCTTTAGACATAGATTCCTGTGCTCAGGTTATTGATATCAGAGAGGTTTGGCGGCAATCACTTCGTAGTTACGAAAACCGAGCTGCTTCCAGAACAGGTCCGCCGCCCGGTTATCCGGATGCCAGCCAACCTGCGCGGAGGTTGCCCCCTGCGCGCGCAGCCAGTCGCTGGCAGCGGCAACCAACTCACTGCCCAGCCCCCGGCGACGGTACTCAGGTTCTATCCAGAGATTAAAGATCACACCGCTGTGCGGTTTGCTGAAACCGGTGTGTTGATTCAGTATGACTGCAATGGAACCCAGTTTCCCGCCCGCACTGGCCAGCAGAATGACAGCATCATCCCGTGCCGCACACTGTTGCAGTGTGTGCTGCAGGCGTTCGCGCTGCCCCTCTTCAAGCGGCGTTCCGAACGGCTGGAAGTGATGCGCCGGCAACTCCCGGTTTAACTGACACCAGTGTTCCAGCACCCGGGGTATATCCTCTGCGGACATCACTTCAACAGAATCGGTCTCTTGCACAACAGGCACTCAATCGCGGTGATTAAAGCGGCTACTTTATCATGTCGGCATAGCGCTGATTAAGCACTTTACCGCGCAGCGGGGACAGAGCTGCGGCGATCGCTTCCAGTGCTTCCAGCCGATCGGTCGCCGAAGGGTGGCGTTTATTAAAGCGCTCCCAGAAGTAACTGTCCTGACTGCGCGAGTCGATCTTCTGCAACACGGTGATATAGGCCATCGGGTCATAACCGGCCCGTGCTGCGATCAGCATCCCGAGACGATCCGCCGCCAGCTCGTCTTCACGGGCCAGACCATCACTGTAAATATCCTGAACCGACTGCAGCAATTTTGCTTCCGGGCTCATACCGGCAAACATCTCATTATGCTGTTTGGTATCGCGCTGACTGTCGCGGAGGAATTTTGCCAGATCCGCCGCAATGCCTACCCGGGCCTCTTTCTGAATTGCCTGCAGGTGATGTTTCTCTACCACATGGGCGATCTCATGGGCTAAAACCCCTGCCAGTTCCGCTTCGCTGTCGAGTTGCTCCAGCGTGCCACTGGTAATGTAGATGTACCCTCCGGGGGTCGCGTAGGCATTGAAACTGTCATCCCGGATCACCGCAAACTTCCACGGCACTTCTGTTCTCTCACTGTGCAGTGCCAGCCACAGGCCGACGGAACTGACATAGCGCTGAACCTCAGCAACGTTGTAAAGATTCTGATCCCGCAAAAGGACACCACTGACCTCCTGCCCCAGACTCACCTCCTCATCCAGCGATTTCTCAAACAGATCAGAGGACTTTTTACCGGCATCCATCAAGGGGGTCAGATTAATGTTATTGACCTGACAGCCACTGCTGATCAGCACCGCACTGAGCAGCAGGGAGAATCCGGCCTGTTTGTATTTACTCAACATAGCCCACCTCCCGGGACTTCAGTCCCGCCTGCCGGGCGAATCCCTGCGCCTGTTGCTGGCTCACCTGATACTGATCGATCCTCTGCAGCTCAACACCCTGCCCGGCACCGGATGCCGCATCTTCGTTGAGGCCTCTGACGCCTGTAGTTGTGGTGGTTTCACTGCGGTAGTCTTTTTCGCCCGCCAAATGTGGCGATGTCTGTACCCGGTCATAGCGGACACTGAGCATCTTAATCCAGCCGGTCTGCCCTTTGACCTCAACCAGATACCAGCCACCCTCTCGTTGCAGGATCAGGACTTGGGTATTTTTGGGTAACAGAAGAATGGATTTGGCGGTCAGGGCGGGCGTTTCAAGAAGGGGGACAGCGCGCACCGTCAATGCGTTCTGTTCGGCACTTGCCCAGGAGGATAACAGGAGTGCCAACCCTATTATCCCGATTTTAACTTTCATCACTCAACCTCCTCGGTTGATACACCGTGACTAACTCTTCCCGGCCTTTAACCTTATAGTCACCGATAAGTTCAAAGTCAAAAGCGTCACCGCAGGCAAGGCGGGTCTCCTCAGAAACCAATACACGCCGGTCAGCCTCTTTGGTCAGCCCCTCGATCCGGCTGGCCAGGTTCACTGCATCGCCAATGGCCGTATAGTCATAACGACTCTGGGTACCAATTGCACCGACCACCACTTCACCGGTATGGATACCTATGCCGATATCAAAATCAAATAAGCCGAACTCCCGACGGAACTGCATCATCTGCTCAACCATATCCAGCGCTGCTTCAACCGCTGCGATCTCCTGATTCGGCTGCGGTACCGGCTCCCCCCAAAACGCCATAATCGCATCGCCAATAAACTTATCCAGCGTGCCAGAATGTTTGAAAATCACTTCAACCTGACGGGAAAAATAGTGATTAAGCAGCTCCACAATCTCAACAGCAGAACGGTATTCCGAGAGATGAGTGAACTCACGAATATCAGTAAACAGAATAGTCACCCGGGTGCTTCGCCCTTTCAGGGCCCGCTCCGTCAGCCCCTGTTCCAGCAGCAGTTTGACCACCTTCGGGTCCAGAAACCGACCAAAGATATCCACTGTTTTACGGATCTCCCGTTGCTGTTGCAGGTAGCGGTATACGTAGAAACAGATCAGCATCAGGCTGAAAAGCGACAACCAACTGAGAACAGGCAACAACAGGGCCATCTGCATCAGTAACTGATGGCTGAGAAGAAACATCGAGGCATAAACCAGCAGCAGAGCCGGCAGCACCCTGCTGATACGTGGCAGCATCAGCATAATCAGACAGAGTAGTAAAAAGACTCCCAGATAGATTGCCAGGGTGACCCCGCGAGAAAGAGGGGTTAGAAAACTCTGTTGCGTAAAATTATCGATCGCGGTGGCAAGGATAAACACCCCGGGATAAGTGGTGCTGATCGGCGTCACCTTAATGTCATGCAGGCCGGCCGCCGTTGAGCCGATAATCACAATTTTGTCGCGAAAGTAGTTTTTGCTGTGAAAAACCTCGCCCTGACTCAGTGCGCTGTACACCTGATAGTAGCCATGACGAGGATAGGGTTGCACGCTGTTTCCCCGCCAGTCCAGCCAGTACTCCTGTGCGGTCGGCTCTACCCCGGCCAGATCCTGTGCGAGCACCGCAGGCATGGTCGCCACGCCCCAGCCGGAAAAACGATGGATCGATTCATAACGGCGGCCAATGCCATCCTTATCGGATTGAAAATTGATACTGCCCAGTTTCCAGGACGCCGGTTCAATCGCTTTAGGTAATACCAGACTGACATGAGGGGCCGGCTGCTCAGCTTCCAGTTGATAGCTCGGCACCTGGGGAGGGTATTGATCCAGTTGCGGGAAAAGAAGATCGGAATCGGTCTTCAGGTGCAGAAAAGGCAAATAGACATTCGCCGAGGCCGCCATCACCTCATTCAGATAGAGGTCGCTTTCCGGGTTATAGATATCACGATCGGCAAAAATCAGATCAAACACAACCGCTGTTGGCTGCTGCGGTTGCAGCAGCTCAAGCATTTCTGCATGAACCGCCCGAGGCCAGGGCCAACCGCCGGCAAGCGGCGCCATATTGTCCAGGCTGGCATCATCAATATCGATAACCACGATATTACTGGCTGGCTGAACCTTTTCAGCTCGCTGTCTAATCAGGTAATCCAGCCAGAGGTTGTCATAACTTTCCAGCAGCGGAGAACGTAAACTGAGACCGCCGAAGGCCATAAAGACCAGAGCTAACAGGAAGATAACTGCCAGATCATCCCGTTTAACGACGTTGCTCATAGTATTGGACTCAGCGGGAACGTTCCCTCAAGCATAGTCCAATGGGTTCAGAGCGCTACGGAACCTTTGAATAAGTCCTCGTAGTGCTCTGTCTATTCTGAAGTTTGTGTCGACAAGGCGCAGTTCGCTGTTCATGGCTGCAACCCTGAACAAGCGCTGCGTGGTGGGTCAGAAGATGCCAAGCTCCAGTTTGACCTGCTCCAGCCAGTCGCTGATACGCTGATCAGTCTGATCCCGCTGCCAGTCTTCATCCAGTGCCAGACCTACAAAGTGTTTACCATCTTTGCTCAGGGCCTTGGATTCTTCAAATTCGTAGCCCTCTATCGACCAGTGGCCGACAATCTCAGCGCCCCGGGCGATCACTTTATCATGCAGCATGCCCATAGCATCCACGAACCACTCCGGGTAACCAAACTGATCTCCGAGGCCGATCAGCGCGACCTGCTTGCCGCTGAAGTCGATCTGATCTACTTCATCCCAAACCTCAAGCCAGTCTTCCTGTACCTCGCCATAATCCCAGGTCGGCAGTGCAAAAATCAGCAGTTCATACTCGTCAATTTTGCCCAGCGCCGTGTCCACCACGTCAAACAGATCCAGCTCACTTTCATTCCACTGCTGCCTGATCTTCTCCGCGATATCTCCGGTGTTACCGGTAGTGCTGCCATAAAACAGTGCTGCCTTCACAGAATCTCCTTAACCGACTCAATAGTAATGATAACGATTCACATTATCTTCTTTAAAGACTGTCAGATCAAGCACTGCGTTTCCGCTCTTCCCATGCATAAACAAAAATGCCCGGCCAAAAGGCCGGGCATTCAGATTGATCTGCAATCGTGTTCAGGTATCAGGCCAATGCCTCTTCATCTACCTCAGCGTCATCTACTGCCGCTTCAGGTCGCCCTGTCCCCTTCTTGCTCACATGCTTCTGATGAATTTTATCCAACTGGCGATCAATCTTGTCGGCCAGTGCATCCAGCGCGGCATAGAGATTATCTGCGGATGCTTTCGCAAAAATATCTTTACCGGCGATGTGGATAGTTGCTTCAGCCATGTCTTCGCGATCATTTTTCTCCAGAATGACATGGGCGCTTGTAATCACTTCATAACGATCCTGGCTGTTATAAAGCCAGTCATTTACCTTCTCTTTGATACTGTCAGAAACTTTAGCATTGCGGTGAGTTATTTTAATGTTCATGAGCAAATCCTTAATGCCATGTTGCTGTTAGAGCAGTCCGGACGATTGTCCTGTTGCTCTTTACACTTACAGTAGTACCACTCTCACCCGGGAATACAAGCTATTTTTACTCACCATGAAAAAAACTTGACCTGAATTAACCAACCGATCAATTGTTAACCAACTCTTTGTTTAACCGTGGCTTTTTCGATTGTCCCACCGCCAGAACACCGGCACCGATAATCAAAAAAATACCGATCCAGCTGTGGTACGAGAGCACCTCATCCCACAACAGCCAGCCAAACAGCGCGGCGAACGCCACCGAGGCGTAGGTATAAGGCCCTAACTGCCCGGCAGGTGCCAGCGAGTAGCCTTTACTCAGCAGCAACTGGGCAGTCGTTGAAGTCAGCGCCATGAGCAGCAACCAGGCTGCCTGTGGCAGATCAGGTGTCTGCCAGTTAAGCAACGCCGGTAACAGCGAAAGCAGCGTACTGAAGAAAGCAAAATAGAACACCACCCGCTGCGCAGGTTCGGTACTGCTCATCCGGCGGATCACCACCTTCGCCAGCGCACCCAGCATCGCGCCAAACAGAGCAACCAGTACCACCAGATTGAGGCTCCCCTGACCGGGGTTAAGAATCATAAAGACACCGGTAAAACCCACCAGAATGGCCATTTTGACAGCGCCGGTGATTTTTTCGCCCAGCCACCACAGTGCAAACAGCGGAATAAAAAACGGTGCAGTCTGCTTAATCAGCGCCGCTTCAGCCAAAGGCAGATGACCCCAGGAGTAGTAGAGGCACATCATGGCCGTCACCCCGACCGCAGCCCGCATAAAATGAAACCGCAGGTATTCGGTTCTGATCGCACCCAACCCTTTGCGTAACAACCAGGGAATCAGCAGCATCAGACCAAACAGGTTCCGTGCAAAGACGATCATCTCGGTTGGAAGCTCACCGGAGATCTGCTTGACCACCATGCCTGATCCCACCAGAAACAGTTCTGAAAAAATAATCAGCAGCGCGCCCTGATAGATAGCATTGGTTGGCATAGAGAGTCTTCTGAAAGCAAAGAGCCACCCTAATGGGTGGCTCTGATCGATAGAGAGCGGAGAAGTTTATACCTCTATCACCTCGTAGTCATCCGCCAGCTTGACCGCCAGCTCTTTGCTGGTCACTACGGCCACACTGCTCTCGGCATCCAGCAGATAGGTCCGGGCGACCCGTTTAAGATCATCCATGGTCACCTGCAGAATGCGCGATCGGAACTCACGGCGCTGCTCCGGCGTACGCCCAAACAAGGTGCTGTGGAATGCCTGTTTCGCTTCGCCTGCCGGTGAACCGGGTTTATCAATGGAACTGACCACACCCAGAATAGCCTCTTCCAGCTTCTGCGGATCGTGATCCTGTTGCAGTAACCAGGAAACCGAGGCATCAAAATCATCCAGCGTCTCGGTCAGGCGCGGGTCACGGTAGGAGAAGAAACGGAAAGCCGCATCACCTGAATCCTGACCGGCGCCGGAACCATAGGCACCTCCGCGCTCACGGATGGCCCGATGGAGGAAGCCGTTGCGCAGAAACTCACCGAGAATTGTCAGCGGTGCAGCATCCGGGTGATCAACCGCCACGGTAGGAAAGGCTTTGGCACAGAAGCTGACCTGAGTACTGGTCACCCAGCATTGCTTAACCGTCTCGCGCAACGCCGGCAGTGAGAACCCTGCTACCGAACCCGAAGGCGTCTCCGCCCAGACGGATTCCAGCGATTTCTGCAACAGCGCCTGATGCTCCTCTTCGGCCACCAGC encodes the following:
- the hpf gene encoding ribosome hibernation-promoting factor, HPF/YfiA family, which produces MNIKITHRNAKVSDSIKEKVNDWLYNSQDRYEVITSAHVILEKNDREDMAEATIHIAGKDIFAKASADNLYAALDALADKIDRQLDKIHQKHVSKKGTGRPEAAVDDAEVDEEALA
- a CDS encoding DMT family transporter, translated to MPTNAIYQGALLIIFSELFLVGSGMVVKQISGELPTEMIVFARNLFGLMLLIPWLLRKGLGAIRTEYLRFHFMRAAVGVTAMMCLYYSWGHLPLAEAALIKQTAPFFIPLFALWWLGEKITGAVKMAILVGFTGVFMILNPGQGSLNLVVLVALFGAMLGALAKVVIRRMSSTEPAQRVVFYFAFFSTLLSLLPALLNWQTPDLPQAAWLLLMALTSTTAQLLLSKGYSLAPAGQLGPYTYASVAFAALFGWLLWDEVLSYHSWIGIFLIIGAGVLAVGQSKKPRLNKELVNN